The DNA segment GCCACTGCCCCAGCCACGCGCGCAGGTTGTGACGCCTGCCGGCGAAGTGGGCGGTCCTGAACTCGCCGACCATGCCCGTCGCGCTGCCGTACAGCAGATAGGCGCGCACGTACCACCATGCGCCCACGACGGTCCCCACCGCCGCCATCGTCGCGAGGTCGGACATCACCGCGCGCCCAGGGCCGGTGCGGCGGTTCCAGGCGATCACCACCGCGCCGGCGACGGCCACCGCCACGGCGGCGTGGAGTTTGGTGAGGAGCAGGGCGCCGATGACCACGCCGAGCACGGCCGCGCGACGCCGCGACGGAGACGATGCGTAAGCCAGCGCGCACGCACCTGCGAGTGTCGTCAGCAGGATCGTCAGGACGTCCGACTGGACGGACGTCGCGAGCATGCCGAGTTGCGGATGGAGCGCGATGAACGCCGTCGCAGCAGCGAGGGGGAACGTCCCGAAGCCCGATCGCACGGCCATCCACCAGATCAGCCACACCGTGACGAGGGTCATCGCGAGCGACGCGAACCGCACGACGTAGTACGTCACGACGGGGTTGTGCGTGAAGACGCGCGTGGCGTTGGCCAGGCCTGCCGCGGCGCCGTAGTACAGCACCGGGTAGTTGAACTGCGCCGGGACGACCGTCCGCGTACGCAGGCGTGCGTGCGAATCGCCGGGCACGACGCTGGCCCCGGCGGCCAGTTGCTCGCGCACGGGTGGAATCACGCGCGCCGCGCCGTGGCGCAAATGGCCCTCGGTCCCCGTGGCGCGCGTCACCGCCCAGAGCTCGTCGGTGGTGATGTCGTTGTAGCCGGTCGGACGAGCCACGTCACCGGCGAGGAACGCTCCCCACCGGATGTACGAGAGATACAGCACGTAATCGTAGTGCCCGTACTCGTCCGGCGTCTGGAACGGCGGCGTGACGGCGGCAATGAAGAGCCCCTTGCCCAGGCACACAGCCAGGGCGAGCCCCAGCACGGTTCGCTGCGCCGCTGTGGGCACGGCGACGTCCCTCAGGCGCCGGCCTTCTTCGGCTTGTAGAAGTTGGTCGCCGTGCCGAAGTACACCTCGGCAGACTCCATCATCGTCTCGCTGAGCGTCGGGTGCGCGTGGATGGTCATCTTGAGATCCGACGCCGTGGCCGCCATCTCCACCGCGAGCGTGCCCTCGGCGATCAGCTCGCCCGCGTTGACGCCCACGATCCCGACGCCGAGCACGCGCTCGGTCCCGGGTTCGAGCACGAGCTTGGTGAGTCCGTCGTTGCGGTCGACGGTTGTCGCGCGTCCTGACGCACCCCACGGGAACTTGGCGATCTCCACGGCGATGCCGCGCTCCTGCGCCTCGGCTTCGGTGAGTCCGCACCAGGCCAGTTCCGGATCGGTGAACACCACGGCGGGAATCGCCGCCGGCTCGAACGCCACCTTGTGGCCGGCGATGTGCTCGACGGCGATCTTGGCGTCGTAGGTGGCCTTGTGCGCCAGCATCGGATCGCCGGCAACGTCGCCGATCGCGTAGATGTGCGGCACCGTGGTCCGTCGCTGCGGATCGACGGTGATGAAGCCGCGCGGTGTCACCTCTACGCCCGTCTTCTCGATGCCGGGGATCTGCCCGTTCGGCTTGCGGCCGATCGAGACCAGGATCTGATCGAAGACCTGCGTCTTCGGCTCGACGTCGCCCTCGAAGGTCACGTGCACGCCGTCTGCCTGCTCCACCATGCTGACGACCTTCGTACTGGTCAGCACCTGCTTGCAGATGGACTTGATGCGGCGGCCGAGCACGTTCACGAGATCGCGATCGGCGCCGGGCAGCAGGCGATCGAGCATCTCGACGACGGTGACCTCCGTGCCGAGCGCGGCATACACGGTGCCGAGCTCGAGGCCGATGTAGCCTCCGCCCACGACGAGCAG comes from the Acidobacteriota bacterium genome and includes:
- a CDS encoding DUF2142 domain-containing protein; protein product: MPTAAQRTVLGLALAVCLGKGLFIAAVTPPFQTPDEYGHYDYVLYLSYIRWGAFLAGDVARPTGYNDITTDELWAVTRATGTEGHLRHGAARVIPPVREQLAAGASVVPGDSHARLRTRTVVPAQFNYPVLYYGAAAGLANATRVFTHNPVVTYYVVRFASLAMTLVTVWLIWWMAVRSGFGTFPLAAATAFIALHPQLGMLATSVQSDVLTILLTTLAGACALAYASSPSRRRAAVLGVVIGALLLTKLHAAVAVAVAGAVVIAWNRRTGPGRAVMSDLATMAAVGTVVGAWWYVRAYLLYGSATGMVGEFRTAHFAGRRHNLRAWLGQWRLTVQSFWGMWGWLEIPLPGAYYTALAWLTGLSAIPLADRRAAPVASPERMTTLVFWTVLVVTYAAIMAVVAMSIGPEHNNQGRHWMPLVAAPALVLAAACARVERRAPMLARVMVAAWCLVLLAANVSLIRATSAFFGGYFL
- the lpdA gene encoding dihydrolipoyl dehydrogenase; its protein translation is MSDLLPLVVLGAGPGGHAAAFLAADLGMPVVLIDEEANPGGVCTYRGCIPSKALLHVAKLLAETKHASQWGVDFGTPSIDVDRLRGFKQGVVDRLTGGLGQLTKQRKITYIQGRASFVDAHTLEVALTAGGTQTVRFEKLIIATGSRPATLPNLRLSPERLLDSTGALELKRVPTSLLVVGGGYIGLELGTVYAALGTEVTVVEMLDRLLPGADRDLVNVLGRRIKSICKQVLTSTKVVSMVEQADGVHVTFEGDVEPKTQVFDQILVSIGRKPNGQIPGIEKTGVEVTPRGFITVDPQRRTTVPHIYAIGDVAGDPMLAHKATYDAKIAVEHIAGHKVAFEPAAIPAVVFTDPELAWCGLTEAEAQERGIAVEIAKFPWGASGRATTVDRNDGLTKLVLEPGTERVLGVGIVGVNAGELIAEGTLAVEMAATASDLKMTIHAHPTLSETMMESAEVYFGTATNFYKPKKAGA